The Halichoerus grypus chromosome 9, mHalGry1.hap1.1, whole genome shotgun sequence genomic sequence CTGTATCTAGCAGGGCACTTGAGTGATTAATGAAAAGAATCAGAGGCAGCTAGGCTAGATAGATGTACAGGAGTATATGAGTACTGTTGATAGTCTAGGACAGAAAGCTGGTGACAAGTTGGTGTTGGGAAAGAATGGGGGCAATCTCGGTGGACTGCCTGTAGGAGGCAGCATTCTGATGTTGGGCACACAAATAAGGGCAGTGATCCGAGACCTTCTGGACAGAGACCTGGATGAAGGCCTCTTAGTGGCACTGAGATAGAGAGGGAGATGGGTGCTGGAAGATTGCACACCCAGTCCTTACAGAGAGTGAAGACTGGGGAGCTcatgtgggggcaggaggtaagGAGGGTATCTGTGCCTGGGTCCATatgcatttgcatttccttcttcAAATTCAGAAACTTTCTggcatttcttctctctccccccagctACAATGTTCCCCGTGTTGGACAGCAGGACGATATTCacggttttggtttttttcacacattttattattaaaatgttcaaacaaaacaaaattgaaataattttacattgaATATATCCCTACCACCTACATTCTAAAATGGACAGTTTtctatatttgctttatcacataCCTATCAATCTATCTCATTTTTTGGATACCTTTCAAAGTTGCAAACATCAGTACACATTTTACCCCTAAACCTCTTACCATGCTTATCGGTGACTCGAGTCCAGCTTTtgtttccccatttcttttttgagGAAGGCAAgatttacatacattaaaatgcacaaatctgAAGTCAGtactcagggtttttttttttttttttttaaactgtcttgtGGTcaaggctctggagccagaccgcctgggttcaaatcctgactctgccactccTGTGTGGCCTTCTataagttccttaacctctctgtgcctcagtttcttcttagGGTTTTTGTCaggattaaaagaattattatatataaagtgtGTTGATCAGTGGCAAGCACTCGCTAAGTGCTATTTGTATAAtagctatattattattattaatacctAATCACAGAGATGTCATCAAGAAGGGGACATGATCTGAGACCACCTCCAACTTCCTTGGACCTGGTCTTTCCTCCCACTGCACTGTCTACCATACCATTTGTTGCTGCTCTGTTTtgcttcctcattcattcatttgtccttccttcatttattcctaaACATGTAGTCAGCACCTGCTAAATGGATGGGGCTCACTCTAGACAGCAAGCTCTTTGAGGGTGGGGCAGTGCCCTATTGCTCTCCCATCTACCCTCTGTGGAGCAAGGGAGGTAATGCTCATTTCCATCCCTCCTCAGTGAGTCAACAGTCAGTGGGGAGGCTGAGGCCCCTTTCAGCTGCTATTTCTGTGGACTGGCTTAACTCTGCTTCTCACCAAGCTCTGGGGGTTAGGGGTGAATGAGGGAATGGAAGGAGGAGATTTGGTCTAGTGCTGGCATAAGTTCTTCTCAAGGACCTGGATATCCATCTCTCAAGACCTCAGTTCTTGTCCTATTCCAGCCCTTGACCTCAGGGACGTGGACACAGCCCTCCTTCCCAGCACCCACCACTGGGGTGTAGAAGAATGCAGACCGCCCTGGAAATCTGGTGTGCGGTGTTCTCCTCGCGCCGTTCTGCTGCCTGACTCTCTGTAAGCTaccttccctccctgggcctcagtttccctccctgcTGAACCAGATCTCTAAGGCTCCCTCCAGCTCTACCCTACAAGCCTGTCACTTCACCCCAACTTCTTCCCCAGTTCAGAGAACCCGGGCATCCAgctgccccaccccagctctgggTAAACAGGAAGCTGGGTGAGGGGAGCAGGGGTGTGCGGAAAGTCCCAGCCAGGTGTGTGGGTCtatggggagggggtggccccACCCCTGAGGTATGAAAGCCCCCCTGCCCTGGTCCTGGCTCAGTCTCAATGGGGGCACTGGGGCTAGAGGGCCGGGGTAGGAGGCCCCAGGGGAAGGGCTGCCTCCTGCTGGCTGTGGCGGGAGCCACTTCCCTGGTGACCCTGCTGCTGGCTGTACCTATCACTGTCCTGGCTGTGCTGGCCTTGGTGCCCCAGGAGCAGGGACAAGGACTGGTGAGTAGCTGCAGCCAGCCCTGCCGGGGTTGCGTGCTGCTGATGCTCACTTACCTCTAGCTACGCCTGCGGCTCTCTTGTCTCATCCTGCTCAGTTGGCTTGGCTGTCCCTGGTGGGGATGCCTTGTCTGCCTCTTTGCTGGTCCTCTTTCCACTCTTCCCGTGATGCTGTTGTGTCCTGAAAGCTCCAAGCTCCTTCCTGGTTGTCTGGCTGTCTCTTTGCCTCTTCCCAAGACATACTCAGCCCCCGTCTCTGAGTACATGTGCCTCGCTTGCTCTCCCTCCCAGGGAgatgtgtgttgggggtgggacTGGTAGGAAAGACCCCAGGCCTGGAGCTTGGGTCTGcgttgggaggggtggggtgggcatcAGCCAACACTGAACTCTGGGCACTGTGACCCCACCCACCCAGGTAACAGGGACGACTGACCCGGGGGCACAGGCCCAGGCCCAGCAACGATTGGGTAAGAGCAGaccatctccccctcccctgctccagccctTCAGGAATGCCCAGCTCCCATCCATCTGCATCCCCGGGAATCCCGCCATGGCGCCCTGTCTTCTCAGGGGGACCATGCATGGAAGGCCGCCCTGGCCCTCAATAGTGGACTCTTCCCCCCTTCCAGGGTCACAGGAGCtgccagaggaggaggcagaaacAGATTTCAGCTCCAGGCTCCCAGCCGCCCACCTCATAGGTAAGGATCTCATAGGTAGTCCAAGGGACCGGCGCTGCTGCCCACAGTTAGAGTCCCTTTGCTCTGTCATTGCAGGGCTCGGTTTCCGACCTGCTTCACCACCTCTGGTCCCTAAAGGGCCCACCTTCCGCTCCTCCCGCAATCCATCTTCTTGCTTCCCTCCTGGAGCTGTCAAAACCCCGCCTGGATCTCCCCACCGCCCCACCGCCGCGCTCCGCACCCAACACTCGGGTGCCCTTGGTCCCGTCCCCCAAATCACTGCAGAGGGGGCGCCGCGCGccctcgccccgcccccggctcGGCTCCTGCAGGGGGTTAAGagcccccactctccctcctaCTCACCCTCTCGGAAGTCCCGGGCCTGGATCCTTCCTCCAGGATCGGCTTCCCGAGCGCCGACGGGCCCCCGTTTCTCCGCAGGCGCTTGGACGAAGGGGCAGGGGCTAGGCTGGGAGGCGAAGAAAGAAGAGGCGTTTCTGAGGAGCGGGACGCAGTTCTCGGGCGCCGAGGGGCTGGCGCTCCCGCAGGACGGCCTCTACTACCTCTACTGTCACGTCGGCTACCGGGGCCGGGCGCCCCCTGCCGGCGGGGCCCTGTCGGACCGCTCGGTCACGCTGCGCAGCCGGCTGTACCGGGCGGGGGGCGCCTACGGGCCGGGGACGCCCGAGCTGCTGCTCGAGGGCGCGGAGACCGTCACCCCGGTCTTGGACCCGGCCCGGACGCGCGAGTACGGGCCCCTCTGGTACACGAGTGTGGGCTTCGGCGGCCTGGTGCAGCTCCGGAGGGGCGAGAGGGTGTACGTCAACATCAGTCACCCCGATATGGTGGACTACAGGAGAGGGAAGACCTTCTTCGGGGCGGTGATGGTGGGGTGAGGGCGGGGATCAACGACTGCCTGGTAGGGACGTGTGACTCAGCCCAGATAGTGGGGACCCAGACTCCAGGGACCCCGTGGCAGTGGGGAAAATGCAGGAGACTGCAAACTGATTGCGAggctgaagaaaataaagaatgtaaagCTTTAGTGCTGCCGAACACGGGCGTCCAGGTGCTCACATGTCTTGATTCAGGGTGGGTACGCAAGGGGCTGTTACATAGTCTCTAATTCTGGTTGCTCGAAACAATTCACACCACTTCCTATGGCCTCTGCCCTCTGAGAAGATCTGCTGGTTTCCCACCCACCTCCTATCTCTGAATGAACTTGCCCCAGCATTAGCCCAGTGGGAAGGTGGAAGAAGGGGATCCCCTCAAACCCCAAAGCATCTCCAAGCCTCCTTCTTCGCAGATCCTCCGAGTCCTCACCAGACTCTACCTgcattcttttctcttgggtcCCTCCCATCAGTGACAGGAATCCTGACGGGGAAGGCCAGCCCTGTTCTGAGGAACCAGGCTGGGGAGAAGGAATAAGGCCCTGAGGGCCTAGCACTTCTTCCCTGCTGCCTGCCTGGCTGCCTGAAAGCCCCTTTAGCCACTATCCCACAGTCCACTGTCCTCCAAGGAAGAACACACAGCTCATTGGGTGTGAGGGAGGAGGCCAAAAGATAGGGCCTGGGACACCAGGGCgaagctggggaggagagggagaaagtctGGGGCCCTTGGCCCTATGCAGGGTGAGATGGAAAGTCTTCACCCCTTGTTCACCCCTCGGGTCCGCTTTCCGCACGTTGGCAAGTGTGGGGGCCCAAGGGTGAGTAACAGCAGCCCCCTCACCCCAAGCACCCCATGACCGACTTTCAGCTCCAggctgagggaggcagagaggacccaaGGCCCTATCTAGGTCACCCCAGTGGGTCATCCCACCCCTGCGGCATACCACACAATTTTTCCCTGCCCAGCAGCCTGGCAGGAAGGAAAGCCCAACTTCTGAACCCGGGGGGGACTCCCACTCTCtgggtcttcatttcttttcttttctttttttattttattttattatttattttattatttttttatttttttaagattttatttatttgcgagagagagaatgagagacagagagcatgagagggaggagggtcagagggagaagcagactccctgctgagcagggagcccgaggcgggactcgatcccgggactccaggatcatgacctgagctgaacgcagttgcttaaccaactgagccacccaggcacccccttttttttttttttaaagattttatttatttatttatttatttgacagagagagacagtgagagagggaacacaagcaggggcagagggagaagcaggcttcccgctgagcggagagcctgttgcggggctcgatcccaggaccctgggatcatgacctgagccaaaggcagaccttaaccaactgagccactcaggcatccctgggtCTTCATTTCTGACTCCATATTTGTGTGTGACTCTGTGTCCAGAAGAACTTTCCTGAGGAGAGAGGGTGCTTTTCTCTTTCCAGCCCATCTAGCTCATGACCCTCCCCTCATCATTCACCAAGAACGTATATGAGAGCTGGCTTGTGAGTCCTTCACTCGCATCCTATTCctggttttaaattttctttcgtCTCTTCAATTCCACTCACTGAGAGACGGAAGCAGATAGAACGGCTGGTGGCTGGACAAAGGAAGAAAGTCAGAGTTCACTGAGTGCTTACTCTGCCAAGTGCTATGCTGGGTGCTCTGATGTAGCTTCGGCCTTCTATTCTCTCGTGGCCCCGTATGCGGGGGGGTGGGCGTGTCTTCATGGGGAGACGAGGCTCAGTAACTGACTCAGGCTGTACAGTTAGGGCTGCTGGGGGGGCCTGGGATCCGGCAATTTGGAGCCCTGACGCCCGAAGGTCTGGAAGTCCTTTGGCTGTGATTCAGGTGCCTGAGAATGTGGCCCTTCCCAGACTCTCTCTTGCAGGCTGCAACAGCAGGAACAGCAGGAAATCTCACCTGAGCACTTGAGGTGCAGGACTTCCCCATTGGAATTCCCAGAGTCGGAAATTCCCATGCCCTGAGGGAGAGGTAATTAGGTTCAGGCTCCAGTTTCCTGGGGGAAGGGCCTATTTGCCCGGGCTTTGTTATATGCAGGGTCTCCTGAGCCCCAGTAGTCCCCCGAGTGGGAACTGTGTtcagggatctttttttttttttaacttttatttgtatttattttatgggttcagggatttttttatttttaagatatattcatctatttgagagagagagcgtgcacgtgcGAGTGAgccgagggaggggcagagagagagggagagaagcagactcccagctgagacttgggggctccatcccaccagcctgagatcatgacctgagccaaaatcaagagtcagatgcccactgagccacccaggtgccctaggttCAGGTTTGTAGAGAGAGGACTTTAGGGAGTGGCCTCCCACCCCCAAGGAGAGGAAGATGCAGAATTAATTCCAAGAAAGAgaccctgtttcttttttaagcacATTTTATTTCTCGCCACTGACCAGTAGGGCGGTTACAGACATAACTCCCCTGGGGAGCAGAGGTTCAGCGATGTAGCGACAGTCAGTCACCAAATCAGCATTATTTAGATAACTGGatcagataaatatttttgaaaaacgTAAGCAAAAGGAGGCAcagaggccaggaggccaggtgGGAACAGCCTTAGAGTTCAGCTCCGTTTTCACAGAAAACATGTCTGAGCCAAGGCAGCCCCTACATTTGGTCTCCCAGGACACCCCAACCTCCCAAATAAATACACATtcatcagtaaataaataaataataaataaataataaataatcacaAGTGCAAACATAAATAGAGAGAGCTGGCCCCATGTGGGAGGGGCTGGGCTTTCCTTCTCAGGAAGAGTctggaaacatttaaagaaagggACCCCTGAGGTCCACTCATGTCAGGTTCTAGGTGAGATCTTCTCAAGGGATGTTCTGAAGTGTTCTAGCCAGAACTAAAGGTTCCCTGACCCCCACATTCCAAGTGTTCCAGGTTGCGTTCAGGGATCCAAACCTGAGATCTCCAGTGAGCGCTGGAAGCCCCAGTTTGCATTCTTGGTAGGGGCCAATGCTCCAGTGTCCGGGTCACACATCCCTGGATCTTAGGTTTCTAAGTGTTGTTGTTTAAAGTTCTAAGCTTGGGGCCCAGCCCTGAGCCCCTAATTCTCTTTCTAAGCCAGAAGGGGAtgaggggggtcagagggagtagATAATAAAGGGGTTGAGGTGGGCAAGGATGGACGTCCCGCCCCCTCACAGGGCAATGATTCCAAAGTAGACCTGCCCGGACTCGGCAAAGTCGAGATAGTCAGGCAGGTTGATCTCAGCGCTGAGTCGATCACCCTTCTCCAGTTGGAAGACCCCTCCCAGGTAGATGGGCTCGTACCAGGGCTTGGCCTCAGTCCCCTCTGGGGTCTCCCTTTGGCAAGGGCTCTTGATGGCAGAGAGGAGGTTGACCTTGGTCTGGTAGGAGACGGCGAAGCGGCTGATGGTGTGGGTGAGGAGCACATGGGTGGAAGGGCATCCTTGGCCCTTGAAGAGGACCTGGGAGTAGATGAGGTACAGCCCGTCTGATGGCACTATTAGCTGGTTATCTGTCAGCTCCACACCATTGGCCAGGAGGGCATTGGCACGCCGGCTCAGCCACTGGAGCTGCCCCTCAGCTTCGGGgtttgctggagggaaggagagaaggagggaggcgTGAGTCAGTGTGACCCTGTCAGTTCCACTCTCCACATCCTGGCCCTCAagttctgcccacccccccacatcCGGTTCCTGTCCCCTCTGTCGGTCTTCCCACATCCCATCTGGCCACGAGGTTCTGAGTATCCCCCTCAAGGCCAGCGAGTCCTTCTCATACCATCCAAGGTCTGTCTCCCCTCAGCCTGAGTTCAGCCCCCACATCCTATCCCCCCACACCCTATCAGCTTCACTGCCCCCCGCTGAATCCTCAGAGCTCTTACCTACAACATGAGCCACAGGCTTGTCACTTGGAGTTCGAGAAGATGATtctgaggaggaaagaagaaagacaaaggtGAGACCCTTAAGCTTCCTGGGAAAGATCCTGCTACTTTGACCTCCATGCCTTCTCCCCTCAAACCAAAACCCTGAATTTCCCGCACTGCTGCTATCCCAggaccaacccccacccccacccaagccCAGAATCAGGAGAAAGGCTTTGGAGACACTTACTGACTGTCTGGGCCAGAGGGTTGATTAGTTGGAGGCCATCTGGGAGCTGTTGGAGAGAAGGAGGTTTAGCATCAGAGCAAGTCGCCCCTGAACGAGAAACAGCCAGGCTGCTTCGGTAGCTCGTGCTCTAGTTTTCTCTCACCATTCAGTCATCCCCCAGCACTCTCACTGAGTGTCCTCCACGAGCCGGACACCCCATCTTCATCTTTCCTTATCTCTTTCCTCACATCTCTCCTTATCTCTCTCTCATATCATCCACATCTTTCTGTCTCACCATCTTTATTCATATCACTTGTTCTGttcccatctctctccccacATCTCTCCACACATCTCTCTTTCCATATGTCTGCGGgctcattcgttcattcaagAAGCATTCAGTGAGCACCTTCTgtgggctccctccctctctcttcccccatctctctccatgtctctttctgcctccccaTCTTTCTCCACGTTTTCTCTCTCACCGGTCCCCATCAGCACACCTCTTTCCCCGAACCCCCGAGAATGAGCCGAGTCTGGTGGGGCACTCACCTCTTCCCTCTGGGGGCCGATCACTCCGAAGTGCAGCAGGCAGAAGAGCGTGGTGGCTCCTGCAACGAGGAGGAAGGAGACGAGGCTGAGGCACAAGAACCTTCTGGAGCCCTGGGGGCCCCCTGCCTTCTTAGGGAGTGCCTCCTCGGCCAGCTCCACGTCCCGGATCATGCTTTCAGTGCTCATGGCGTTTTTCCCAGAGGGGCTCGGGTCCAGCTGGGAGATGGTAGAGCCCTGGGGCAGTGTGtattagagggagagaatcgCCTGGCTGCTTGTCTGGGGGTGTGTCGTCTGAGAGGTTATTTCCAGGGGGTCTGcagttgcttctctctctcctggctgGTGCCCTGGTGTCCTCGCTGAGGGAGCTTCTGCTGGCTGGGTGTGCAAACAGCTGCATTTATATACCCATGGGGTGAGAAGAGGGCGGGGAAAGGCTCTCATTCAACCAGCGGAAAACTTCCTTGGTGGAGAAACCCATGAGCTCATCTGGAGGAAGCGGTAGTGGGCCCTACACCTTCTGTCTCGGTTTCTTCTCCATCGCGGGGGCGGGGGTTTGGAAAGTTGGGGACACCCAGGCATCAGGGATACTTCCTACCCTCCCCGCTCGGATTCTGAGGGGGGCTTGCTGGGCCAGTTACTGTGGTGTATGTAGGACCCTGGAGGCTGGACCCcagtttccctctgcccccaattcccattccctctttttttctttttttctttttgaggctCAGGTCTGTGGCCTGTTTTCCTCTGATTTCCAGACTGGACTTAGGTAGGTGTAGAGCTAGACGTGGGAGGGGCTTCAGAAAGCCATCGCCTTGATGGGGAGAAAAGGTGGGGGGGAAACTATGCTGGGTCCTGAGACATGTGTTTGGGTCCCTGGGGGAAAAAGGAGCTTGAGAGAAGGGAGCTTGAGGCGGGGGATGTGGATGGGGTCTCTgaaagggctggggagggggcggtaAATGGCAGGGACACGCTTGGGACAGCCCCAGTGGGAGCGAAAGCAACCTTGGGAATTCACGAACCCCATGAGGGCAGGCCTTCTCCTTTCATTCTGACCAGGGACTCAGCAGTGTTGGTTTCAGTCTTGGCTTCCAAGGGAATCTGAGGCCCTGAGTTTTGCATGAAGGCCCCATCTGTCAGAGCCCCTGTGTGTAGCCATGTATCCCAAAGAACTCTAGTGCCCTCCAGATTTCTGGAGATAGCCCTAGCCCTCAGAGCCCCTCTGTGTGACCGTGTCTCCTGAAACGTCTCCTGTattccccagccccccagccttgGGGGTCTCCCACTCCATTCTTCCAGAGGGTCCCCATGTCCACCCCCATAGTCCCGAACACCCTTTGGTGTGGTCACTTCTCCCCAGAGGACTCCTGTAACCCCCATTCCTCAGAGCCTCTCTACACGTGGCCATATTTGCCAGTGGTCCCCTGACTTCCACTCCTCCAGATCTTGGACCCccattttacctttttcttcccAGCTTATCCTTTGGTTTCCCTGCTGTGGTCTGGCTGCCTCACCCCTGTGATTCCGCCACATTTCCCCAGAGCTCCTAAGGCCCCTTCATCTCCTTGTAGTCCACAGTTCCTGTCTCTTCTGAGGCCCCTGTCCTCCTTCCGTTTCTTAGAGACCTGGGAAATTCTCCCCtcccagacagacagacagacatagacAGTATTTCAGAGAAAAGAGGTTTATTGGGCTTCATCGAAGGTGCAGATGTCTCCTCATGGGGTGTTTAGTCAAGCAGTGGCTGGATCTGAAGAGTCTTTTGCTTCCTTCTAGAGCTCCCCGGTGTCTCAGCCCCACTTGTCTTCTCATTCACTGTGTTATCCTTATGCCGATGTTCTCTTGCTCTTCATCTCTTGGgcatatttctctctcttctggtgGCCCTCTGTTattcccttccctccatcctccataaataaataatttaagttttTCCCTGCATAAATaattccccctcccctgcctctctgtcATCCTCCCAAGCTCCTCCCGGTGTCTGACCCCTCCATATCCAGGGCTAGGTCCTCCTTTGATGGCAGGACAGATGAAGAGCTCTGGGCAGGAATTTCTAGGCAGACTTGAAATCCTCAGCCTAGCATTGGGTTTTGCTGAAAGGAGGTATGGTCCCCTGGGGTGCCTAGAATTCCTTCTTTGGAAGCGCCAGGTAACACGAGCAGGGGAGACTTGAGGCTATTGAAGGATCAAAAGAGAGGTGCGGTGACCCTTGAAGTGGTCAGAATGGAGGCAAAATGGGGAGAAGGTCTTGaaaccaattatttttctttctggatttttctacAGAGCAAAGGCTCCAAAGAAGACACTACTGGGGCTGAGGAGTAGGTGGGAGACGCCATCTGTGTGAGTGGAGAGCTGATCTCCCTGGGTGAGCAGGAACACAGCTCCCTGGTACACGGAGCGCACCCAAGGTCCCTGTGGCCCTGGGCACACGGACTTCTGAGCGCTGAGGAGAGGCACGTGGAAGGGGTACTGGGAGGAGAAGAG encodes the following:
- the LTB gene encoding lymphotoxin-beta isoform X1, giving the protein MGALGLEGRGRRPQGKGCLLLAVAGATSLVTLLLAVPITVLAVLALVPQEQGQGLVTGTTDPGAQAQAQQRLGSQELPEEEAETDFSSRLPAAHLIGAWTKGQGLGWEAKKEEAFLRSGTQFSGAEGLALPQDGLYYLYCHVGYRGRAPPAGGALSDRSVTLRSRLYRAGGAYGPGTPELLLEGAETVTPVLDPARTREYGPLWYTSVGFGGLVQLRRGERVYVNISHPDMVDYRRGKTFFGAVMVG
- the LTB gene encoding lymphotoxin-beta isoform X2 is translated as MGALGLEGRGRRPQGKGCLLLAVAGATSLVTLLLAVPITVLAVLALVPQEQGQGLGHRSCQRRRQKQISAPGSQPPTS
- the TNF gene encoding tumor necrosis factor, producing MSTESMIRDVELAEEALPKKAGGPQGSRRFLCLSLVSFLLVAGATTLFCLLHFGVIGPQREELPDGLQLINPLAQTVKSSSRTPSDKPVAHVVANPEAEGQLQWLSRRANALLANGVELTDNQLIVPSDGLYLIYSQVLFKGQGCPSTHVLLTHTISRFAVSYQTKVNLLSAIKSPCQRETPEGTEAKPWYEPIYLGGVFQLEKGDRLSAEINLPDYLDFAESGQVYFGIIAL